DNA sequence from the Pseudodesulfovibrio sp. S3 genome:
ACGGTATCTTCGGCGATCCGAAGTCACTGCCGCATCCTGTCAGGCTGATCGGAAAAGGACTCGATCTCTACGAGGCCTCGGCCCGCAGAGTCGGCCTTGATCTGCGGGCAGCAGGCTGGATAGCCGTATTCCTGTTCGGAGCAGGAGCCTGGGCTTTGGTGGCGCTGCTCATGCACATTCCCTATCTGGGGGTGATCATAGGCGTCTATTTCGCCTATGCCGGGCTTGCCTTGGGCTGCCTGGTTCGTGAAGCGCGCAAGGTGACTCGCCTCCTCGACACCGGAGACCTTGCAGGGGCGCGTCATGCGCTGTCCATGTTGGTCAGCCGCGATACCAAAGGACTTGACGCCAACGGCATCCGCCGAACCCTGGCCGAAACCATGAGTGAGAACCTCAATGACGGATTCGTCGCTCCATTGTTTTACCTCGCCCTGTTCGGTCCCGGCGGATTGTGGGCCTACAAAACGGTCAGCACCATGGATTCGATGTGGGGATATCGAACCAAACAATACAATGACTTGGGTCGCGGTGCAGCCAAGACGGATGATTTCCTGGCTTATATCCCGGCCCGAATCACAGCGTATCTGCTCATATTCGTTGGAAAACGACAAAAACTTGCCCACGAACAGGCCCGAGCCCGCTTCAAAGCCGATGCACTGAAGATGGAAAGTCCCAACGCCGGTTGGCCCATGGCTGCGGCAGCCTGGCTCATGGGCGGACAAATGGGCGGTCCCACAGTCTATTTCGGCAAGATCAAGGATAAACCCGCACTCGGACCTAAAGGGAAAGTATGGGACAAGTCCATGATCCTTTCCCTGATGTCATTGTGCCAGAAGACCGGCAGTCTGGCGGCGTGGGTGCTCATCCCAACGCTCGGACTGCTGCAGCTCATGTTCTGATTCTTCAAGTAACACCAATAAAAAAAGGGGCTTCAAATGAAGCCCCTTTTTTTAGTTTTTGCCGAGTTCGATACTTCGATAGTAGGATTCGAAGACACCGTCGATGATGTCTCCTTTCATGCCCTGACGATCAAAGTGCATGAGTGCGCGGATGGTCGTCCCCCCGGGAGAAGTGACCATCTCCCGAAGCTGGGTGACGGAGTAATCGCTCTCGTCAGCCATTGCGGCAGAGCCGAGGAACAGCCCCTTGACCATTTCAGTGGCCTGGGGACGACTCAGGCCCAATGCCACGCCGGACTCGATCATGGCTTCCATGAAGTAGAAGACATATGCCGGACCGGAACCGATCACTCCGGTAAAAGCATCAAATTGCTTTTCCGGCAGAATGTGTGTTTGACCGATACTCATGAACACCTCGGGGACAAAGGTCTTCATCCCATTTGAAAGGTGGTGGTTATCCAGACAAATGGCAGACACACTTTGCCCGACGAGGGCGGGAGTATTGGGCATGACGCGCACAACGGCACACCGGTCTTCGGTCCAGTCTTCGTATTGCGCCAGGGTGATACCGGCACAGATGGAGATGAGACATTTGGACGTATCCAAATCGATCGTCAACTCCTTGACCACGGGCTCGGCGTGCTGCGGCTTGACGGCAAGGACGATGTAGTCACATGCCTTGGCAAGGTCGGCGGCGCTCTTCTGAACGACCAGACCGTATTTCTTGCTCAGTCTTGCAAGGGTGTCCGTGTGCAGGTCGGCTCCGTGCAATTCAATGTCATCACGTGAAGCCAGCCCTTTGATGATGGCTGACCCCATGTTGCCAACGCCTATGAACCCGATTTTCTTATTCATTATCCCACCAGCTCATCGTTTTTGAAAAAGTAGGCCACTTCGGTTTTGGCGGTGTCGGGACCGTCGGAACCGTGGCAGGAATTGTTTTGGATGTCCTGACCGTAAGCTGCGCGGATGGTTCCTTCCTCGGCATCAGCCGGGTTGGTGGCACCCATCAGGGCGCGGTATTTTTCGATGGCGTTTTCGCCTTCAAGGCAGGAAACCACGACCGGACCGGAAATCATATAATCAACCAGTTCGCCGAAGAAGGGCCGTTCCTTGTGAACAGCGTAAAAACCCTCGGCTTTGGCGCGGTCCATGTGGATCATCTTCATGGCTTTGATCTTCAGACCGGAGTCAGTGATCATTTTCAGGATTTCCGCGATGAGGCCACGCTCAACCGCATCAGGTTTGATGATGGAAAAAGTTTTTTCAATAGCCATTAAAAGCCTCCGTTTGTCTGTGTGTATGTCTTATACGTATTGGCAATGATTTGCCAGTATATGCCAAAAGGCCTGCACAGGGCCTTAACTCAACAACATTCGATCGGATATTCCTTCATCTCCACGCAGCTTGGAAAAGCGCAGGAGCAGGTCTTCCACCTTAAGAGTCTGTTTTTCCTCACCGCAGATATCCAGAACAATCTGACCGCGGTGGAACATGATCAGCCGGTTGCCCATGGCAATGGCCTGGTTCATGTTGTGAGTAACCATCAGGGTGGTCAATCCCAATGACCTGACAATCTCGGCCGTCAGGTCAAGAACCATGCCTCCGGTCTTGGGGTCAAGGGCAGCGGTGTGTTCATCCAGGAGCAGCAACTGAGGCCTCACCAAGGTGGCCATCAGCATGGTCAGGGCCTGGCGCTGTCCGCCCGAGAGCAGCCCTGTATGGGTTTTGAGGCGATCTTCAAGCCCGAGCCCGAGGATGGAAAGCTTTTCTTTGAAAAACACGCGGTCGCCGGCTTTGACTCCAAAAGACAGGCCACGGGGCAGGCCCCGCTTGTTGGCCATGGACAAATTCTGTTCGATGGTGGCCCCGGCACAGGTGCCGAGCAACGGATCCTGGAATACACGCCCGATCAGGGAGGCTCGTTTGTGCTCAGGCCATTTGGTGATGTCGGTTCCGTCGAGGACTATCTTTCCGGAATCTATGGGGAAGGAGCCTGCAAGTGCATTGAGGAATGTGGATTTTCCGGCACCGTTCGAGCCGATGATGGTGATGAAGTCACCGTCCTTCACTTCCAGGTTCACGCCGGTCAGGGCGGCCACTTCGTTGACGTCGCCTTTGTTGAAGGCTTTGGTTACCCCGGTAATGGATATCATTTGGACCTCCCGGCAAGGAACTTGCGCTTCATTCTGGGCATTATCAGGGCGCAGACCACCAGGATGGCCGTAATCAGATTCAGGTCGCTCGGGGTGATGGAAAAGGAACCCAGTTTGAGGCCCAGGGCCAGACCGATGGCGATCCGATACAGCACCGAGCCGAGCAGGGCGGCAATCAGTGCGCGGCTGATGGTCTTGTCGCCGAACACGGTTTCACCGATGATGACGGACGCCAACCCCGCAACGATGGTTCCCACCCCCATGTTGACATCGGCAGCACCCTGGTTCTGGGCCACCAGTGCCCCGGACGCGGCCACCAGGGCATTGGACAGGCCGACCCCGAAAATTATGACGTTGTCCGTGTTCACGCCCTGGCTGGTGATCATTTGCTTGTTGTCGCCTGTCGCCAGAAAGGCCAGTCCTTTTTCCGTGTGCAGGAACCAGATGAGTACGGCCACGATTACAAAACAGATGACAGCAAAGAGCAGCGGGGCGGCATGTTGCGGCAACAGTCTGGAAAAATTGATAAATCTGTCAACAACGGTATCCTGTCCCAAAAGTGCCATATTGGGGCGGCCCATGATGCGCAGGTTGATGGAATAGAGCGCTATCATGGTCAGGATGGATGCCAGCAAATGCAGTATCTTGAACTTGGTGTTGAGAATTCCGGTGACCATACCTGCAAGGAATCCAGCCCCGCTGGCCATGAGGATGGCGAGGACCGGCGAGTAGCCGGAAGTAATGGCCACGGCTGAAACAGCCGCTCCCAGAGGCAGGCTTCCGTCAACCGTCAGGTCAGGGAAATCGAGCACCCGAAAGGTCAGATAGACGCCAATGACCATCAGGCCATAGGCAAACCCTTGCTCCAGAGCTCCCAAAAAAGCGTACAGTGTCATATGTCATCCTAATTTGCCGAGGTAAATTTTGCTTGAGAGCCTCGGCGAACACAACGAAAAAGGCGCGTTGTAAGCAACGCGCCTTGTATCGTTATTGAGCAGAATTAGCAAATCGGTTCAATACCTATTCGATGATCTTTGCGGCCCGATTGAGGGTCGCCTCGGGCAGGGTCACTCCCATGGCAGCGGCAGCCTTCTTGTTGATGTGCAGGTTGAGGTCGTTGAGGAACTCGATAGGCATGTCGGCGGGGGCAACTCCGTCAACAAGAATTTTTGCAATCATGTCGCCAGTCTGAAGGCCCATCTTGTAGTAATCGACGGCCACAGCGGCAATGGCGCCGCGGGCAACGGAGTCCACATCGGCGACGATCAGAGGAAGCTGGCTCTGGGTGCAGACCTTGACTGCGGACTCCACAGCGGAAATGACGGTGTTGTCGGTGGGAATGTAGATGACGTCACAACGGCCCACAAGGCTCTTGGCGGCCTGATACACGCCGCTGGAGTTTGCAATGGTGGCCTCTTCGACGATCAGGCCGGCCTTGGCTGCCTCATCGCGCAGTTTTTCGACCAGGACCACGGAATTGGGTTCGCCCGCGTTGTAGATGACGCCGATGGCCTTTGCCGAAGGCACGATTTCCCTGATCAGTTCCACGTGCTTGTTGATGGGGCTGAAATCGGACATGCCGGTGATGTTCTTGCCATCCGTGTTGTTCAAATCCTTGACAAGACCGGCGGAGACGGGATCTGTGACGCCGGTGAAGACGATGGGGCGGTCATGGATCTTCTGCGCGGCAGCTTGTGCGCCCGGTGTGGCGATGGCCATGACCAGGTCGGGGGCCTCGCCCATAATCTGGCTGATAATCTGGACGTTGGTGGCCGGATTGCCCTGTGCAATGTGGACATTGAAAGTGGCCTCAATACCTTTTTCCTTCAATCGGTCGGCTGCACCGATCCGCATGGCGTCAAGGGCGGGATGTTCCACAATCTGGGTGACGGAAATAGTGTAGGTCTTGCCTGCAAAGGCAGAAGCGGCAACTAACAGAATCGCCGCAAGGGTCAGAAATATTCTTTTCACGGAAGCAACTCCTTTTCTTGTGTATTGTAAAATTTAGACATGACTTTCAGAGTGACTTTTAGTCAAGATATTTTCATTTGAGGGCAACAAAAAGGGCCGCGTTTTGCGGCCCTCTCTAATCGTAGATAGTAAGGTATTAGAAGCGAATCGCTTCTTCTTTGACAACCTGAAAAGATTTGTTGCCCTTAACGCGGCCAGGCAACCCCTGAAACTTGCGGATACCTTCGATTTCAGCTTCCAGAAGCTCGTCTTCGTCAGTATCGAGCAGAATGATGTCGCCTTCTTGCAGGTAGAGAAGCTGGCGGCCACTGATGGTGGTTCTGCCCATGCGCACGACCATTTCCACCGGCGTTTCCATGAGCCGCTCCTTGAAGCGGTTGATCCACACATGGTCAACTTCCAGTCGTTCGGACTGGAAGGAGGCGTGCAGCTTCGAGCGGATGGGCTCCATGGTGGCGTAGGGCAGACAGACAATGAGCGAGCCTATGGCATTTTCCAGTTCCACTTCGAAAGTGACGACGATGACGACGTCCGAAGGCGGGACAATGGCCGCAAATTGAGGGTTGACCTCCGTGCGGACCATCTCCACATGCACTTCATGCACCGGTTTCCAGGATTCCTCCATATTTGCCAGTGCAATCTTGACCACGCGTTCGACAATGGCCTGTTCGATGGGCGTGAAATCACGGCCCTCGACCTTGGGCTGACTGCCCGCGCCGCCGAAGAAATTTTCGACCAGGGCAAAAACCAGACGGGAATCGACCACAAGCAGGGCGTTGCCGCGCAAAGGGTCCATCTTGAAAATGGAAATGGACGTAGGCACCGGCAGGGAGCGCATGAAGTCGCCGAATTTGGACATGTCAATGGATATGGGATTGATATCCACCCGTTTGCGCATGGTGTTGGCCAGCGCATTGGTGCACAGTCTGGCGAAACGGTCGTTGACGATTTCGAGAACGGGCATACGACCGCGAATGATCCTGTCCTGATTGGCCAGGTCAAAGGCGACTACACCGGTATCGTCCTCCGGTATCTCTGTCTCCGTTTCAACATCCCCGCCGGAAAGACCTCGGAGCAGGGCGTCAACTTCATCTTGTTCGAGGATTTTGCTCATGGGGAAAAAGCCTCATGTTTGCCGATTTTCGGCCCGTTTTGAACCGGCATGTGCCGGGAATTTGAACGTCTAGTATATATTAGCAAAATCCGGGCCGGATATAATATATTGTATCGACTGAAATCAGAATTGCTTAAATCCATTTCTACACATGACATTGAACAATGGCAATACAAAGGCGGATTATGAGCCCATTTTATCATGAAATGGTTTAGAGAATCATGAGACAAATTCAAATATCAACATCAAAGTCTATGAATATAGAAGACATTCAAACAGGTTATAAAACAATAAAACAAACGACATCATTCGAGCTTTGAATGGTCGCTGAAAACAAACGGAAGTCATCAAAAATGAATTTGGATGAGCGGGTGAGTTATTCAGGAGAAAGTTTAGAAATAGGAATGACCGTGATGGCCTGATTACGACTATTTTGCCACACCTTCAAAGCAGCCAAAGTTTCCGCGTGGGGGTGGCCGATGGCGATGGCCCAACCTTTTCCGAGAGCGACCCGTTCGGTCTTCTTGAGTTGATGGAGAATGGCATTCACATCCTTGACATTGTCGAGGAATGTATCGCGCTCGTAGAAGGGAGTTTCGGTGGTCTTGGCAACAGCTCTGCCCACGCTCCGGGAAGAAGTCAGGCTGTCCAGGAAAAACAATCCGTTACGTCGGAATTCGGACAGGGCCACGGTCATGCCCGGCTCATTTGCCGTGAACAGCGACCCCATATGGTTGTTGACGCCGATGGCTTCAGGAATCTTGTTCAGATTATACTTGATCTGCTTTCGTATGCCGTCGCTCGACATGGAAACGAAGAGCGCGTCATTCCCAGGCTTTACAGCTGGATATCCCTTTGGCTCCATGGGGAAATGGACAATCAGGTCGCGTTTCTTTTTGCAGATCAGTTCAACCGAGGCTCTGGTCTTGCTCGCGTTGGGCCAGACCGCAAATGTCAGTGGTATGTCCAAACCGATCAGTCCCTTGAGAATACCGTAATTTTCGCCGACATCGTCTATGACTATGACGATTTTCGGGCCTTTGGCCTCGGGACGGGCCAGCGTGCTGGGCTTGGACTCAAGCAATAGACGGTGGGTGGGAAGCTTGTTGATTTCCACAATGGCTTCACTGTCGCCGTTGTCGAGCAGGACAGCCTCGGGAAGTCTGTTATAGAGGCGTTTGCGCAAGGTCACGAGGAATTGAGTTCTATTCTCCACCTTTGGGAACTGAAGAACCTGGTAATGATACCCTCGGCCGTCATATTGACGCAGCTCAACGTCAACGAGGTCGAGCTCATTCATCTTGAAACTCAGGTCACGCATGGTTTCGATGATGGCGAGATCGGCCTGTTTGACCCAGTCTTCCATTTCGGAGGTCTTTTCCTCGTATTCTTTTGCCTGATCGATCTCAATAGACTCGGCAGCCATGGGTGCCATGATGATCTCGGGCGGTGGTGGGTCATCTTTCAGCACCAAGTAGCCGAGACCGGCAAGAGCAAAAAAAGCCAGTGAAAACAAAAAAACAAGAGGACCGGGCCGATATATCTTCCTGAGAAGATTATCGACCCCGGTCTGTTCTTTCGGTGTTTTATCGGGAGAATGGTCGTCCATGAATGGAGCCTGTTTTCTACTGAATCTCTTTCAGCCTGGGCAGACTCTTGACCAGTTCGAGGGCCATGCGAAGCTGGTTGTCACGAGCCAGCATATCCTTGGCCTTTTCGGCATCCTCATCCTTCTTGTTCTTCGTGGACTTATCGCCATTTTCAAGATGGCCGCTCAGATCTTTTTCCCTGACGGTGTAAAGATCACGCATGTTGTTTTCGTTCTCGCTAGGCGCAATATACGGCAAGCGGATGTCCGGTTCGATTCCCTTGGCCTGAATGGAACGGCCGCCCGGAGTGTAATAAAGGGCAGTTGTCAGTTTGATTCCTGAGCCGTCGGACATGGGAATAATGGTCTGGACTGATCCTTTGCCAAAGGAGCGTTCGCCAACGATGAGCGAACGTTTGTGATCCTGTAAGGCTCCGGCCACGATTTCCGAGGCGGAAGCGGAACCCGCGTTGATCAGCGTAACCAAAGGAACCTGAATTTCATTGGCGTTTTTGGTGGCATAAAAGTCTTTGCGGCTGGCTTTGTCCTTGCCCTGAATATAGACGATGGTGCCGTCTTCAATGAAGGTGTCGGCAACGGAGACAGCTTGCCCCAAAAGTCCGCCGGGGTTGTTGCGCAGATCAAAGACGATACCTTTGAGGGTGTGCTCTTTTTGGTATGCGGCGATCTCGTCACGCAAGTTTCTGGTGGAGGACTCTTGGAACTTGGTCAGACGCAGATAGAGATAGCCGTCTTCCAGGGACTGGGTTTTGACATTGACGATGGGAATGGTGCCGCGAACAATGGCGACCTCTTCGGGCTTGTTCGTATCCTTATGCAAAATAAGCAGAGTGACGGTTGTTCCCTTTTCGCCTCGAATTCTCTTAACCGCATCCATCAATGTCATATCCTGGGTGGATTCGCCGTTTATCTCAAGAATGAGGTCTCCGGCAAGAAGACCAGCCTTATAGGCCGGAGTATCTTCAATGGGGGAAACCACGATGAGCCGTCCCTGGTCCAGGCTGATCTCAATGCCGATACCGCTGAACTTGCCCGCCGTATCAGATTGCATATCCTTGAAATCTTCAGGTGAAAGATACGTCGAGTGAGGGTCTAACTCTTCGAGCATTCCTTTGATGGAATTATCTATGAGTTCTTTTTGGGTAACAGGCTGTACGTAGTTGCCCTCGACCAGATCAAGAATTTGAGAAAAGCGTTTGAGTGCTTCAAAATGGTCTTCGTTGCCGGCGATGGTAGGAGCCGGGGCAACAGTCAGAGTGAAAAGGAAAAGAAAAGTTACTATCCAAAGCGTAACACGCATGTATGCCTCCCGAAAAACGGAGTCCTAATAAGTTGGTTTAACTAGATATCATTTTACGGCTGTTAACCAAGTTTTTGGGTTAATTGGTTTTTGATGAAAACGCAATTCAAAATACAACCCCGGCCCATCGGCTTTTGGATAATAACCGACTGTTCCCAAGGGTTCATTCTTTTCCACTTCTTGCCCGTTTCGCACGAACGTTTCTGACAAGTATGCGTAAAGGCTGTAATAGTTGTACCCATGGTAGATGATGATCACATGCCCGAACCCACGCAACGTGTCATTGTGAACTATTTTTCCCCAAAATATAGATTGAACCGTTGCCCCGTCATTTGTTCCAATAACAAGCCCTCTGACCGGCGGTTTGGCCTGGGGACTGTATTCCGATACGACACGCCCATTGACCGGCCAGGGAAGGGCACGTTTATATAATGAAAATTGTTTGGTTTTTTGAGATTGTAGCTGATATTTGAGATTCTCGATGGTGGACAGGATCTCGGTCAGTTCGGTTTCCGCATCCTTGCGTTGTTTTGTTATCGAGCGCAAATTCTTGCGAAGAGCGTACTTGTTGCCCAGAAGTCGGTCTTTGCTCTGATTGACCTGTACCAATTGTTTTTCCGCCTCAGCCTCCAATCTCCGCTGATGCTCAAGATTTTTGATTATTTTTTCGGAATTGGATTTGGCCTCGGCCAACTTGAGACTTGTTGCCTCGTAAATACCTGCAAGCCAGTTGAAACGGCGATCGAACATTGCCCAGCTGTCCACGCCTCCGAATCTGGCCCTGACATTTTGCAGATGCACCGGCCATAACGTCTGCATCAACCCCGACAATTCCAGAGTAATGCGCTGCTGTTCCTTTTCAAGGGCAAAATGATCGTTGCGGGTCTTGAGTTCGTTTTCCTTGATTGTGTTCAACACTTTTTCCTGTTCACGAATCTTGCTCTGCAGCAGTTTTACATCGTGCTCGATGTCGGAAAGCCGCGTTGAAATCTGTCCGGCCTTTTGCGTCAGTTCACGGACTTTCTGTTCGTTTTCATCGGCGCGCTGATGCTCCTGCTGCAAGGTCTCGCTTAATACCTCATCCCGATCCTGTGCCGGAGAAGCGCCGGATATGAAAAGGATTGAGAGAATGATCAGCAAAATGAATCGATACATGCGGCCTTAGAGTTCCAAAAAAGGTTGGAGGGGGCAGGTTTCACACAGTCCGGCTTTCTTTTTACACCAATTTGCTCCGACCCGGACGACAAGAGCATGATACTCATTATACAATGCCACATCTTCCGGCAAGGCGTCCATGAAAATGGTCTGCAACCCGTGATAGTCGATGTCCTCGTAAGCCAGACCGTGCCGGCCCATGAGGCGAGCTGTGTACGTGTCCACGACGAATGTCGGAAAACCCAATGCATACAGCAGGATGCAATCTGCCGTCTCCGGCCCTATGCCGTTGATGTTGAGTACCTTTGGTCTGAGGTCATACAAAGAGTGCTTCTTCAGTGCGGGAAGATCGAAATCGACCTCGTTTCTGAGGAATTCCAGAAAATGATGAATGCGCCTGGCCTTGATATTGTAATATCCGGCAGGGCGGATCAACTCGGCCAGTTCGGTCATGTCCAAACCGTGCATGGCTTCAGCATCAAGCAGGTCGTTGGCTTTGAGATTGGCTATGGCCTTTTCCACGTTTTGCCAGTTGGTGTTCTGGGTCAAAATGGCACCGATGGATATTTCAAAAGGGGTATCGCCTGGCCACCAATGGCTCGGCCCGAGTGCCGTTTTCATGGTCTCGAACATGTCCATCAATATGTCAGCCCGCGCCATGGTCGTTACCTCTCGATGTTTTCCCAGACCAGGCAGACCCACTCTGCATCCTCAAAGCGCTTGGGTTGCCCCAATCCGCGTTTGTCATAGGCCTGGGCCACTGCATCAGATTGGTTCTCCGTCAGGATACCAGACAATATCAACGACCCGCCGGGGGCTATGCGAGAGATGATTTCAGGTGCCATCTCGATAAGTGGGCCGGACAGGATGTTTGACACCACCAAATCAAAAGTAAGATCCGTTTCCAGGCAATCAATGGTGCCGACCGCCAAATGCATGGCGTGATCAACTCCGTTGTTCTTCACGTTTTCCAGAGCGCAGACAATGGCTAGCGGGTCGTTGTCCAGGCCGACGCCGGTCAGCCCGAGTTTGCCCAATCCTATGCCGAGGATGCCGGAACCGGTACCCAGGTCCAGAAATGTCTGTCCTGCACGAATGACGTTGTTTTTGACCAGTTTGCCGATGGTCACCAAACACAATGATGTGGTGGGATGATGGCCGGTTCCAAAAGCCATTTTGGGTTCAATGACAATATGAGTGAAACCGTTGTCCTCGCCATCATTCAACCACGGAGGGTATATCCTGAATGTTTCCCCGCAATTGACAGGGACGAAGAAATCCTTCCATGCCATGGTCCAATCTTCGGACGCCTGTTCAGACCAGGTAACGTCCGCTTCTGCGAACTGCGCCTGGAACTCCTTCACCATCTCAAGACCCAGAGGATGATCTTCCAGGTACAGGGTGAACTTCCGGCCGGTTTCATGTGCAGTTTCCTCCCAGCCATGCGGTACTTTGGAAGCAATGAAAACTTCGGCTGCATCGGCCATGTCTTCGGGGATGATGAATTCGATCTTGAGCAGGGTGGGCATATAAGTGCTATTCTCCGAATGTTGAATATGACAAGGCCGGGGACCATGCCCCGGCCTTGTCCAATGCTATCAGTCTAAAATTACATCAAAAGATCTTGTCTACAAATGAGCCTTTGCCCGTATATTTGAAATCGTTGAGCGTGGTTTTTTCAGCCTGCTTCTGCACATCGGCATCGACTGCCGCCGGAGGTTTATCCTCAACGGGTTGCTTGCTCGCCGGTTCAATGCGTTCCAGTTCATCTTCGCGTCTGGGACGATATTCCGACGCAGGACCTACGGGAGCAACGGTACTCATGACTTCGAACCTCTAGCCAATAAATACCTCTTCAATTGAGGCCGGTCAAGCCGACTCGATTTGTATCGTAGCCAGTATGGAGTCCAGAACTTCCATGAAGGCAATGATATCGGCCTCTTCGATGGTCAGAGGCGGTACCAGGCGGAGAATCTTTCCCTGGGTCAAATTGCAGACCATCTTGTTGTCCAACAAGGCTTTCCAGACATCGGTGCCGGTAAAAGTCAGCTCAATGCCGAAGAGCAGGCCCAACCCTCTGGTTCCTGCGATCTTGTCGGGATACTTGTCTTTCAGCTTCTGCGCTTCGGCCCTGGCAAAATTGCCCAGTTCCAAGGCGCGTTCACTCATTTTTTCGTTGATCATGATGTCCAGCACCTTGGAGGCTACGGCAGCGACCACGGCCCCACCTCCGAAAGTGGTGGCATGGGAACCCGGCTCGAATCCCCTGGCCACAGTGTCGGTGCACAAAACTGCGCCCATTGGCAGCCCGTTGGCCAACGCCTTGGCCGAAGTGAAGATGTCGGGGGTGATGCCGTAGTGTTGGTGCGCCCAGACCCTGCCGGTGCGGCACAGGCCTGTCTGGACTTCGTCCACGATGAGCAGGATGCCGTTTTCCTTGCATACCGCGGTGATGTCGTTGACGTACTCCGTCGGCAGAGGGCGGACACCGCCCTCACCCTGGACCATCTCAATCATGATGGCGGCCGTATGCTTGTTGACGGCGCCGCGCAGGGTGTTCACGTTGCCGAAGGGAACCGTTATGAATCCTTCGGGCAGGGGGTTGAAGCCATCCTTGATGGGTCCGGTCTGTCCGGTGGCCGTCAGTGTGGACAACGTCCTTCCATGAAAGGACTTTTCCAGAGTGATGATCTCATGGCGGTCCTCATTGCGGACCATGTGCATGTACCGCCGGGCCAGCTTGATCGCGCCCTCGTTGGCCTCGGCCCCGGAGTTGCAAAAAAAGACCTTGCCAGCATGACAGGTGGACAGGAGCTTTTCAGCCAATTCAAGCTGGGGTTCCTGGTAGAACAGGTTGGACACGTGGACCATTTTTCGGGCCTGTACAGCCATGACGTCCGCCAGGTCGTCCCGGCTGTGACCGAGGCTGCACACGGCAATACCGGCCAAAAAGTCCAGATACTCGACACCGTCGAGATCATAGAGCCTGCACCCCTTTGCCCTGGATATTGCCAACGGATACCTGCCATAGGTATGGCAGAGGAGGT
Encoded proteins:
- a CDS encoding 50S ribosomal protein L11 methyltransferase, coding for MPTLLKIEFIIPEDMADAAEVFIASKVPHGWEETAHETGRKFTLYLEDHPLGLEMVKEFQAQFAEADVTWSEQASEDWTMAWKDFFVPVNCGETFRIYPPWLNDGEDNGFTHIVIEPKMAFGTGHHPTTSLCLVTIGKLVKNNVIRAGQTFLDLGTGSGILGIGLGKLGLTGVGLDNDPLAIVCALENVKNNGVDHAMHLAVGTIDCLETDLTFDLVVSNILSGPLIEMAPEIISRIAPGGSLILSGILTENQSDAVAQAYDKRGLGQPKRFEDAEWVCLVWENIER
- a CDS encoding S41 family peptidase gives rise to the protein MRVTLWIVTFLFLFTLTVAPAPTIAGNEDHFEALKRFSQILDLVEGNYVQPVTQKELIDNSIKGMLEELDPHSTYLSPEDFKDMQSDTAGKFSGIGIEISLDQGRLIVVSPIEDTPAYKAGLLAGDLILEINGESTQDMTLMDAVKRIRGEKGTTVTLLILHKDTNKPEEVAIVRGTIPIVNVKTQSLEDGYLYLRLTKFQESSTRNLRDEIAAYQKEHTLKGIVFDLRNNPGGLLGQAVSVADTFIEDGTIVYIQGKDKASRKDFYATKNANEIQVPLVTLINAGSASASEIVAGALQDHKRSLIVGERSFGKGSVQTIIPMSDGSGIKLTTALYYTPGGRSIQAKGIEPDIRLPYIAPSENENNMRDLYTVREKDLSGHLENGDKSTKNKKDEDAEKAKDMLARDNQLRMALELVKSLPRLKEIQ
- a CDS encoding peptidoglycan DD-metalloendopeptidase family protein, whose protein sequence is MYRFILLIILSILFISGASPAQDRDEVLSETLQQEHQRADENEQKVRELTQKAGQISTRLSDIEHDVKLLQSKIREQEKVLNTIKENELKTRNDHFALEKEQQRITLELSGLMQTLWPVHLQNVRARFGGVDSWAMFDRRFNWLAGIYEATSLKLAEAKSNSEKIIKNLEHQRRLEAEAEKQLVQVNQSKDRLLGNKYALRKNLRSITKQRKDAETELTEILSTIENLKYQLQSQKTKQFSLYKRALPWPVNGRVVSEYSPQAKPPVRGLVIGTNDGATVQSIFWGKIVHNDTLRGFGHVIIIYHGYNYYSLYAYLSETFVRNGQEVEKNEPLGTVGYYPKADGPGLYFELRFHQKPINPKTWLTAVK
- a CDS encoding aspartate aminotransferase family protein; this translates as MNNKFEEMKERESNLLCHTYGRYPLAISRAKGCRLYDLDGVEYLDFLAGIAVCSLGHSRDDLADVMAVQARKMVHVSNLFYQEPQLELAEKLLSTCHAGKVFFCNSGAEANEGAIKLARRYMHMVRNEDRHEIITLEKSFHGRTLSTLTATGQTGPIKDGFNPLPEGFITVPFGNVNTLRGAVNKHTAAIMIEMVQGEGGVRPLPTEYVNDITAVCKENGILLIVDEVQTGLCRTGRVWAHQHYGITPDIFTSAKALANGLPMGAVLCTDTVARGFEPGSHATTFGGGAVVAAVASKVLDIMINEKMSERALELGNFARAEAQKLKDKYPDKIAGTRGLGLLFGIELTFTGTDVWKALLDNKMVCNLTQGKILRLVPPLTIEEADIIAFMEVLDSILATIQIESA
- a CDS encoding endonuclease III domain-containing protein; translation: MARADILMDMFETMKTALGPSHWWPGDTPFEISIGAILTQNTNWQNVEKAIANLKANDLLDAEAMHGLDMTELAELIRPAGYYNIKARRIHHFLEFLRNEVDFDLPALKKHSLYDLRPKVLNINGIGPETADCILLYALGFPTFVVDTYTARLMGRHGLAYEDIDYHGLQTIFMDALPEDVALYNEYHALVVRVGANWCKKKAGLCETCPLQPFLEL